A stretch of Kryptolebias marmoratus isolate JLee-2015 linkage group LG24, ASM164957v2, whole genome shotgun sequence DNA encodes these proteins:
- the onecut3a gene encoding hepatocyte nuclear factor 6 gives MELTMENIGNLHGVSHSHQTSDLMNSPHARQSSASHRNLVSHGRSAMVSSMASILEGAGDYRTDHTLSGPLHPAMTMSCDSGMSLSSTYTTLTPLQHLPPISTVSEKFHHPHPHAHHHPAHQRLAAGNVSGSFTLMRDDRSLASMSNLYGHYPKDMSGMGQPLSPLSNGLGSLHSSQQTLGAYGPGAHLSNDKMLSSGGFESHAAMLSRGEEHLARGLGGHGAGLMTSLNGIHHHSHPHSQANGSMLSERDRQTVVGGGQGAGSGQVEEINTKEVAQRITAELKRYSIPQAIFAQRILCRSQGTLSDLLRNPKPWSKLKSGRETFRRMWKWLQEPEFQRMSALRLAACKRKEQEQHKDRNTAPKKQRLVFTDLQRRTLIAIFKENKRPSKEMQITISQQLGLELSTVSNFFMNARRRCVDRWHDDHGTSPGQPGTSTTTFSKA, from the exons ATGGAGCTTACAATGGAAAACATCGGAAATCTGCACGGCGTCTCTCACTCCCATCAAACGAGTGACTTAATGAACTCCCCGCACGCGCGCCAGTCGTCGGCGTCGCATCGGAACTTGGTGTCGCACGGACGCTCGGCCATGGTGTCCAGCATGGCCTCGATACTGGAGGGAGCCGGGGACTACCGCACGGACCACACGCTCTCCGGGCCCCTGCATCCGGCCATGACCATGTCTTGCGACTCCGGGATGAGCCTGAGCAGCACCTACACCACGCTGACGCCGCTGCAGCACCTGCCCCCCATATCCACCGTGTCGGAGAAATTTCATCACCCTCACCCGCACGCTCACCATCATCCGGCGCACCAGAGACTCGCAGCTGGGAATGTCAGCGGCAGCTTCACCCTGATGAGGGATGACCGAAGCCTCGCCTCTATGAGTAACCTCTATGGCCACTACCCCAAAGACATGTCTGGCATGGGGCAGCCACTGTCCCCCCTTTCCAACGGTCTTGGGTCTCTGCACAGCTCCCAGCAGACTCTGGGCGCCTATGGTCCCGGAGCTCACCTCTCCAATGACAAGATGCTCTCGTCGGGGGGGTTCGAGTCCCACGCAGCCATGCTCTCCAGGGGTGAGGAGCACCTGGCTCGAGGTCTCGGGGGCCACGGGGCCGGGCTCATGACATCCTTGAACGGCATCCACCATCACAGCCATCCGCACTCTCAGGCAAACGGATCCATGCTGTCGGAGCGGGACAGACAGACGGTGGTGGGAGGCGGGCAGGGAGCCGGGTCGGGGCAGGTGGAGGAGATAAACACCAAGGAAGTGGCGCAGCGGATAACGGCGGAGCTCAAGCGCTACAGCATCCCGCAGGCCATCTTTGCTCAGAGGATCTTGTGCCGGTCCCAGGGAACTCTGTCCGACCTGCTGCGGAACCCTAAACCGTGGAGTAAGCTCAAGTCTGGCCGGGAGACGTTCAGGAGGATGTGGAAGTGGCTCCAGGAGCCCGAGTTCCAGCGGATGTCAGCGCTCAGGCTTGCAG CCTGCAAGCGCAAAGAGCAGGAGCAACACAAGGACCGCAACACGGCGCCCAAGAAACAGCGTCTGGTTTTCACCGACCTGCAGCGGCGCACACTCATCGCCATCTTCAAGGAGAACAAGCGTCCCTCCAAGGAAATGCAGATCACCATCTCCCAGCAGCTCGGCTTGGAGCTCAGCACCGTCAGCAACTTCTTCATGAATGCACGTCGCCGCTGCGTGGACCGCTGGCATGATGACCATGGTACCAGCCCAGGGCAGCCGGGCACATCCACCACCACCTTCTCCAAGgcctga